From Sediminibacterium sp. TEGAF015, a single genomic window includes:
- a CDS encoding YkgJ family cysteine cluster protein, producing MKKFLGKIEKNPPKGLDKMAEKVEAEVWKEVDCLSCANCCKSMSPTFNAKDLKRIAAHLEMSVAEFKEKWLYFDEEDGDWMNKKQPCQFLNLTNNMCSIYEVRPDDCSGFPHLKKKKMVEYIHVHQQNIDYCPATFKMVEKFQELLKK from the coding sequence ATGAAGAAGTTTTTGGGTAAGATTGAAAAGAATCCTCCTAAGGGTTTGGATAAAATGGCAGAAAAAGTAGAAGCGGAAGTTTGGAAGGAAGTAGATTGCCTTAGCTGTGCCAATTGCTGTAAATCGATGAGCCCAACATTCAATGCAAAAGATCTCAAAAGAATTGCAGCACACCTTGAAATGTCTGTTGCAGAGTTCAAGGAAAAATGGTTATACTTTGATGAGGAAGATGGAGACTGGATGAATAAAAAACAACCCTGCCAGTTTCTGAATCTGACCAATAATATGTGCAGTATTTATGAAGTAAGACCGGACGACTGTTCAGGTTTCCCGCATCTGAAAAAGAAAAAAATGGTGGAATATATTCACGTGCACCAACAGAATATAGACTACTGTCCGGCAACATTTAAAATGGTTGAGAAGTTTCAGGAATTACTCAAAAAGTAG
- a CDS encoding tRNA threonylcarbamoyladenosine dehydratase, which produces MIPYWMSRTQLLLGDEPIETLQKKHVLVVGLGGVGGICAEMIARAGVGKMTIVDADTVDLSNTNRQIPALHSTAGKLKSEVMAARLKDINPEIELIVKSIYIKDEITHQLLDEAKYDFAVDCIDTLSPKVFFIKACLDRKIPMVSSLGAGGKVDPSQVVITDISKTYQCNLASYVRKKLHSFGIYKGVTVVFSAERVDQSRIIETEKAYPKKSIIGTISYMPAIFGCMAASVVIRGLLKQED; this is translated from the coding sequence ATGATTCCTTATTGGATGAGCAGAACCCAGTTGCTACTGGGAGACGAGCCAATTGAAACCTTACAAAAAAAACATGTTCTAGTGGTTGGCTTGGGCGGTGTAGGTGGCATATGTGCGGAAATGATTGCTAGAGCAGGTGTAGGTAAAATGACTATTGTAGACGCAGATACAGTTGACCTTAGCAATACCAACCGACAAATTCCGGCATTGCATTCTACTGCAGGAAAACTAAAGTCTGAAGTAATGGCAGCGCGATTGAAAGATATTAATCCGGAAATAGAATTAATTGTAAAGTCCATTTACATTAAAGATGAAATTACACATCAGTTACTGGATGAAGCAAAGTATGATTTTGCCGTTGACTGTATTGATACATTGTCGCCCAAAGTGTTTTTTATAAAAGCTTGCCTGGACAGAAAAATACCGATGGTAAGCTCTCTTGGTGCAGGAGGAAAAGTAGATCCGTCTCAAGTGGTGATTACCGATATATCTAAAACCTATCAGTGTAATCTGGCTAGCTATGTTCGCAAAAAATTACACAGTTTTGGCATTTATAAAGGAGTCACTGTGGTATTTAGTGCCGAGAGAGTGGATCAGTCGCGCATTATTGAGACAGAAAAAGCCTATCCCAAAAAATCAATTATTGGTACCATATCCTATATGCCTGCAATATTCGGTTGTATGGCTGCCAGTGTAGTCATTCGGGGTTTGTTGAAACAGGAAGATTAA
- a CDS encoding aminotransferase class I/II-fold pyridoxal phosphate-dependent enzyme — protein sequence MADIFEKLLKNAGPLGQHRERAHGYFAFPKLEGDINSRMKFRGKEMIVWSLNNYLGLANHPEIRKVDAEAAKEFGLAYPMGARMMSGNSNYHEQLERELAAFEHKEDAILMNFGYQGIMSAIDAVCGRHDVIVYDAESHACIIDGLRLHPGHRYVFKHNDVEDCEKQLVRATQLIEKQKAGGILVITEGVFGMAGDQGKLKEIAALKSKYQFRLLVDDAHGFGTLGKTGAGAGEEQGCQDAIDLYFSTFAKSMASIGAFLAGDKAIIDFIRYNIRSQIFAKSLPMPIVIGNLKRLEMLRTMPELKEKLWSNALKLQNGLKAKGFDIGNTNSPVTPVYMKGGVEEATAMVMDLRENYGIFASIVVYPVIPKGHIIFRLIPSAAHTDADIDETLKAFSETKAKLDAGAYKVEVIPDMAEKQVS from the coding sequence ATGGCAGATATTTTTGAGAAATTATTGAAAAATGCCGGTCCTTTAGGTCAACACCGCGAGCGTGCACATGGTTATTTCGCTTTTCCAAAACTGGAAGGTGATATCAATAGCCGAATGAAGTTCAGAGGTAAGGAAATGATTGTATGGAGTCTGAACAATTACCTGGGCCTTGCCAATCATCCAGAGATCAGAAAAGTGGATGCTGAAGCAGCAAAGGAATTTGGGTTGGCGTATCCAATGGGGGCAAGAATGATGAGTGGAAATTCCAATTACCACGAGCAGCTGGAAAGAGAACTGGCAGCATTTGAGCACAAAGAAGATGCTATTTTGATGAACTTTGGTTATCAGGGTATCATGAGTGCCATTGATGCAGTTTGTGGTAGACACGATGTAATCGTTTATGATGCAGAAAGCCATGCTTGTATTATTGATGGATTAAGATTGCATCCAGGGCATCGTTATGTATTTAAACACAATGATGTAGAGGATTGTGAAAAGCAACTGGTAAGAGCTACTCAATTAATTGAAAAGCAAAAAGCCGGAGGAATTCTGGTGATTACGGAAGGTGTTTTTGGTATGGCAGGGGATCAGGGTAAACTAAAAGAAATTGCTGCCTTGAAATCCAAATACCAATTCCGTTTATTGGTAGATGATGCGCATGGATTTGGTACCCTTGGTAAAACAGGTGCTGGTGCCGGAGAAGAACAGGGATGTCAGGATGCCATTGATTTATACTTTTCTACTTTTGCAAAAAGTATGGCATCCATTGGTGCATTTCTTGCAGGTGATAAAGCCATTATAGATTTTATTAGGTACAATATCCGTAGCCAGATTTTTGCCAAGAGCTTACCTATGCCAATCGTAATTGGTAATTTAAAAAGGTTGGAAATGTTGCGTACCATGCCAGAGTTAAAAGAGAAACTTTGGAGCAATGCGTTGAAACTGCAGAATGGATTGAAAGCAAAAGGATTTGATATTGGCAATACCAATTCACCTGTTACTCCTGTTTATATGAAGGGTGGGGTAGAAGAAGCTACTGCTATGGTGATGGACTTGAGAGAGAATTACGGCATATTTGCTTCTATTGTTGTGTATCCAGTTATACCTAAGGGGCATATCATCTTCCGTTTGATTCCTTCTGCAGCGCATACAGATGCTGATATTGATGAAACGCTGAAAGCATTTAGTGAAACAAAAGCCAAGTTAGATGCAGGTGCCTATAAAGTGGAAGTAATTCCTGATATGGCAGAGAAACAGGTTTCATAG
- a CDS encoding exo-beta-N-acetylmuramidase NamZ family protein, giving the protein MSVLFGIDYLLQSAAIEWKHSKIGLVTNEAATTHAIEPSRLVLQQAGFTIRKLFSPEHGLSAKGADGAPMHNGVDELTDLPIISLYGQKLAPDQTDMEDLDCLVFDVPDAGVRFYTYLWTLSYLLEACAKYQKPLIILDRPNPISGLADVQEGPFLEESCASFIGRWNIPLRHSCTLGELALYFNEIRGIKADLTVIPCQHWKRSMFQTDWGIPFVATSPAIQTAESLMLYPGLCLLEATNLSEGRSTDFSFEVVGAPWLQHDKLARQINQLFGEELEAKPVHFIPQDAKFAGEQCNGVHFKVIYPDTFKPVFFGLVLIRMIKDMHPDHFAWAGYKTYVNPDGIHHLDKLTGIANAEKLYELSMPAFLQQCTKITNPLGWNKAIQPYLLY; this is encoded by the coding sequence ATGTCTGTATTATTTGGAATTGATTATCTGTTGCAATCAGCTGCCATTGAGTGGAAGCACAGTAAAATTGGGTTGGTAACCAATGAAGCAGCTACAACACATGCCATAGAGCCTTCCAGACTGGTTTTGCAACAAGCCGGCTTTACCATTCGCAAACTTTTTTCTCCTGAACACGGACTAAGTGCAAAAGGCGCAGACGGTGCACCCATGCACAATGGTGTAGATGAATTAACCGACTTACCCATTATCAGTTTGTATGGACAAAAATTAGCTCCGGACCAAACAGATATGGAAGATCTGGATTGTCTGGTATTTGATGTACCCGATGCCGGTGTTCGTTTTTATACCTATTTGTGGACACTAAGTTATTTACTGGAAGCCTGTGCCAAATACCAGAAACCCCTGATAATTCTGGATCGGCCCAACCCCATATCCGGTTTAGCCGATGTACAGGAAGGTCCTTTTCTGGAGGAATCTTGTGCCTCTTTTATCGGCAGATGGAATATTCCATTACGGCATAGTTGTACTTTAGGAGAACTGGCATTGTATTTCAATGAAATCAGAGGGATTAAAGCCGACCTTACAGTAATACCCTGCCAGCACTGGAAAAGGTCTATGTTTCAAACCGATTGGGGTATACCCTTTGTGGCCACTTCTCCTGCGATACAAACGGCTGAATCTTTGATGTTGTATCCTGGGCTTTGTTTACTAGAAGCAACCAATCTTTCTGAAGGCAGGTCTACCGATTTTTCTTTTGAAGTAGTGGGTGCTCCCTGGTTGCAGCATGATAAACTGGCAAGACAAATTAATCAATTATTCGGGGAAGAACTGGAAGCTAAACCTGTTCATTTTATTCCACAGGATGCAAAATTCGCGGGTGAACAATGCAACGGCGTTCATTTCAAAGTAATTTATCCGGATACTTTCAAGCCTGTATTCTTTGGTCTTGTTTTAATCAGGATGATTAAAGACATGCACCCGGATCATTTTGCCTGGGCTGGATATAAAACCTACGTAAATCCTGACGGAATACATCATTTAGACAAACTCACCGGAATAGCCAATGCAGAAAAACTATACGAATTATCTATGCCGGCATTTCTGCAGCAATGTACAAAAATAACCAATCCGCTAGGGTGGAACAAAGCCATTCAACCCTACCTGCTTTATTGA
- a CDS encoding WD40/YVTN/BNR-like repeat-containing protein, giving the protein MPLTSISAQNTASINILSQGNKTSIRGLSVVSDKIIWVSGSNGMVGKSTDGGINIQWMQVPGFEKRDFRDIEAYSDKVAIIMAIAEPAMILKTKDGGNNWYTVFTDSTKGMFLDAMHAYGKTIQVVGDPINGKAFFALSNNEGEGWHAHLKDGIPLQEGEAFFASSGSNLQIVSSENQFKSGTWMVTGGKASRIINVRDQRDSYALPLLQGKESTGANSIDISPSGKFAFIVGGDFARDTIREGNAVKVVFGKSISFTKPITPPHGYRSSVVYLNENTLISCGTSGVDISRDGGMNWDNISKLGFHVVQKAKKGNAVFLAGGGGRIARLLFE; this is encoded by the coding sequence ATGCCCCTGACAAGTATCTCCGCACAAAACACTGCTTCCATTAACATATTGAGCCAAGGAAATAAAACAAGTATCCGTGGATTAAGCGTGGTGTCAGACAAAATTATTTGGGTCAGTGGAAGCAACGGCATGGTGGGCAAATCAACCGACGGAGGAATAAACATTCAATGGATGCAGGTTCCCGGTTTTGAAAAAAGGGATTTCAGAGACATAGAAGCCTATAGCGACAAGGTTGCGATTATTATGGCCATTGCCGAACCAGCAATGATACTTAAAACAAAAGATGGTGGCAACAATTGGTACACCGTTTTTACAGACAGTACCAAGGGCATGTTTTTAGATGCTATGCATGCATATGGAAAAACCATTCAGGTTGTGGGTGATCCAATAAATGGAAAAGCATTTTTTGCTTTAAGCAATAATGAAGGGGAAGGCTGGCATGCTCATTTGAAAGATGGAATTCCATTACAGGAAGGGGAAGCATTTTTTGCATCTAGTGGCAGTAATCTGCAAATTGTTTCTTCAGAAAATCAATTTAAATCAGGAACCTGGATGGTTACGGGAGGAAAAGCTTCCAGAATCATCAATGTCAGAGATCAGCGGGATAGCTATGCACTGCCGCTTTTGCAGGGGAAAGAATCAACCGGGGCTAATTCTATAGATATTAGTCCTTCTGGTAAATTTGCATTTATTGTAGGTGGAGATTTTGCCAGAGACACCATAAGAGAAGGCAATGCAGTAAAAGTTGTGTTCGGCAAAAGCATCAGTTTTACCAAACCTATAACGCCTCCACATGGTTACCGGTCAAGCGTAGTTTACCTGAATGAAAATACGTTAATCAGCTGTGGCACTTCGGGTGTAGATATTTCCCGTGATGGTGGCATGAACTGGGACAATATTAGTAAGCTGGGCTTTCATGTGGTGCAAAAAGCCAAAAAAGGGAATGCTGTTTTCTTAGCAGGTGGTGGCGGCAGAATTGCCAGACTACTTTTTGAGTAA
- the pafA gene encoding alkaline phosphatase PafA, which translates to MNYSILHKRFLKTFGLALLIQSGAVAQKNNPAVQTEKAPKLVVGIVVDQMRWDYLERFAPLFKSNGGFKRMMNQGFSNDNCQIGYTPSVTACGHTGIYTGTVPAVHGITGNSWYDSQLKRAVYCSEDRTVEGVGAKGASDGRMSPRNMLTTSIADELRMATNFKSKVIGVAIKDRGAILPAGHSANGAYWFDAKSGNFITSTYYYNELPAWVISFNNRQVPDSLSKLGWNKSLADQQYLQYATADEKNYESKPFGANQVKMPYDLSRKENEGFSKVVGSHWGNTLTAEMAKAAVIAEELGKDAITDMLAVSFSSPDYVGHSFGPNSWEIVDNYIKLDEELGKMFDFLDATVGKGKYTAFLSADHAVAHVPGFMKENKLPGGTLDDKAAMDEMNKAIKTKFGIDKAVVSLFNYQVHFNRDLLDSVNADKKALNQFMVNYLMKKDYILNAFPTSEILTSPMPQYMREKMANGFLYNRSGDIQMVLKSGYIDGGATGTTHGLWYSYDAHIPLLWYGFGIKQGRSSKRVYMHDIASTVAALLKIQEPSGNIGQPIEEVLK; encoded by the coding sequence TTGAATTACTCAATATTACACAAGCGATTTCTCAAGACATTCGGTCTTGCTTTGCTTATTCAGTCCGGAGCTGTAGCACAGAAAAACAATCCTGCAGTACAAACAGAAAAAGCCCCCAAGTTGGTGGTGGGTATTGTAGTTGATCAAATGCGTTGGGATTATCTGGAGCGTTTTGCCCCCCTGTTTAAATCGAACGGAGGATTTAAGCGAATGATGAATCAAGGATTCAGCAACGACAACTGTCAGATTGGGTACACCCCTTCTGTAACAGCCTGTGGACATACAGGAATTTATACAGGAACCGTGCCGGCTGTTCATGGAATAACCGGTAATTCCTGGTATGACAGTCAATTAAAAAGAGCTGTTTATTGCAGTGAAGATAGAACAGTTGAGGGTGTAGGCGCAAAAGGTGCCAGTGACGGTAGAATGAGTCCAAGGAATATGCTTACTACCAGCATAGCAGATGAATTGAGAATGGCCACCAATTTTAAAAGTAAAGTTATTGGGGTAGCTATTAAAGATCGTGGCGCCATATTACCTGCCGGTCATAGTGCAAACGGGGCTTACTGGTTCGACGCAAAATCGGGTAATTTCATCACCAGTACTTATTATTATAATGAATTACCAGCATGGGTTATTTCATTCAATAACAGACAGGTTCCTGATTCACTCAGCAAATTAGGTTGGAATAAATCACTGGCCGATCAGCAATACCTGCAATATGCCACTGCTGATGAAAAAAATTATGAATCCAAGCCATTTGGCGCCAATCAAGTGAAAATGCCTTATGACCTAAGCAGAAAGGAAAATGAAGGATTTTCAAAAGTGGTTGGCTCTCATTGGGGCAATACACTTACTGCAGAAATGGCTAAAGCCGCCGTTATAGCAGAAGAACTAGGAAAGGATGCCATCACCGATATGCTGGCAGTTAGCTTTTCTTCTCCGGATTATGTAGGTCACAGTTTTGGTCCTAATTCCTGGGAAATCGTTGACAATTATATTAAGCTTGATGAAGAGCTTGGCAAAATGTTCGACTTCCTGGATGCAACTGTTGGTAAAGGAAAATATACTGCCTTTTTAAGTGCCGACCATGCAGTAGCACACGTTCCGGGTTTTATGAAAGAGAACAAACTACCTGGTGGCACGCTGGACGACAAAGCTGCAATGGATGAGATGAATAAAGCCATCAAAACCAAATTTGGTATTGACAAAGCGGTTGTTAGTCTTTTTAATTATCAGGTACACTTCAACAGGGATTTACTGGATAGTGTTAATGCAGATAAAAAAGCCCTTAATCAGTTCATGGTAAATTATCTGATGAAGAAGGATTATATTCTAAATGCCTTCCCAACCAGTGAAATTTTAACCAGCCCTATGCCTCAGTACATGAGAGAGAAAATGGCCAATGGGTTTTTATATAACCGAAGTGGAGATATACAGATGGTCTTAAAATCCGGATACATTGATGGTGGAGCAACTGGTACTACCCATGGTTTATGGTATTCATACGATGCTCATATTCCTTTATTATGGTATGGCTTTGGCATTAAACAGGGAAGATCTAGTAAAAGAGTATATATGCATGATATAGCTTCTACTGTAGCTGCTCTTTTAAAAATTCAGGAACCTAGTGGCAATATTGGCCAACCAATAGAAGAAGTATTAAAATAG
- the xerD gene encoding site-specific tyrosine recombinase XerD, translating to MWTAYKKGFKAYLQLEKSLSEHSVEAYLHDIEMLTSFLSTLEQQKAPSDIVLKDLQAFIQWINQLGMTASSQSRIISGIRSFFKYCIIEQICTSDPSVLLTVPKAKRKLPDTLHFNEIESIIQQINLSTPEGTRNKAILETMYSCGLRVSEVVGLKISGLYLDVEFIKVIGKGNKERLIPIGSSAIKCIKIYKDQVRVHQPIQPGFEDYLFLNNRGKGLSRVMIFYIIKDLALKAGITKSISPHTFRHSFATHLVEGGADLRAVQEMLGHESITTTEIYTHLDNNYLRDTLQRFHPGFK from the coding sequence ATGTGGACAGCGTATAAAAAAGGATTCAAAGCTTATCTGCAACTGGAGAAATCACTTAGTGAACACTCCGTAGAAGCCTACCTGCATGACATTGAAATGCTAACCAGTTTCTTATCTACTTTAGAACAACAAAAAGCCCCATCAGATATTGTTTTAAAAGACCTACAGGCATTTATTCAGTGGATTAACCAACTGGGTATGACAGCCAGCTCTCAATCCAGAATCATATCAGGCATAAGAAGCTTTTTTAAATACTGCATCATAGAACAGATTTGTACCAGCGATCCTTCTGTGTTACTTACTGTTCCTAAAGCAAAAAGAAAATTGCCCGACACTTTGCACTTCAATGAAATTGAAAGCATCATTCAACAGATTAATTTAAGTACGCCTGAAGGAACCAGAAATAAAGCAATTCTGGAAACCATGTACAGTTGTGGCTTAAGGGTTAGCGAAGTGGTCGGATTAAAAATATCAGGACTCTACCTAGATGTAGAATTCATTAAAGTTATCGGAAAGGGAAACAAAGAAAGATTAATACCCATTGGGAGCTCTGCTATAAAATGTATTAAGATATACAAGGACCAGGTAAGGGTGCATCAGCCCATTCAACCCGGCTTTGAAGATTACCTTTTTTTGAACAACAGAGGCAAGGGACTGTCGAGAGTAATGATTTTTTACATCATTAAAGATCTTGCACTGAAAGCAGGTATTACCAAAAGTATTTCGCCACATACTTTTCGTCATTCTTTTGCTACTCATTTGGTAGAAGGTGGTGCAGACTTAAGAGCAGTGCAGGAAATGCTGGGACATGAAAGTATTACCACAACTGAAATTTACACCCATCTCGACAATAACTATTTAAGGGACACACTTCAACGTTTTCATCCGGGGTTTAAATAA
- a CDS encoding YkgJ family cysteine cluster protein, producing MKSPFKPQTDLAIMADYAARHQEENDRFSAFIKEYKDEEIDAKVQELDALISPTISCTDCGNCCKSLMVCLNEGEADRLSGHLNMTRSNFDETYLEKGSNGLMIMNRMPCPFLANNKCSVYEYRFEGCKEFPALHMPHFKRRIFTTFMHYDRCPIIFNVVEALKEEMHFTKDQ from the coding sequence ATGAAGAGCCCTTTCAAGCCCCAGACAGATCTGGCTATAATGGCCGACTATGCAGCCAGACACCAAGAGGAAAACGATCGTTTCAGTGCATTTATCAAAGAATACAAGGATGAGGAAATTGATGCCAAGGTTCAGGAATTGGACGCTTTAATTAGTCCAACTATCTCCTGCACAGACTGTGGCAATTGTTGCAAAAGTTTAATGGTTTGCCTGAATGAGGGCGAAGCAGACCGATTATCCGGACACTTGAACATGACAAGATCCAACTTTGATGAAACCTATTTAGAAAAAGGTAGTAACGGACTCATGATCATGAATCGAATGCCCTGCCCTTTTCTTGCCAATAACAAATGTTCTGTTTACGAATATCGTTTTGAAGGGTGTAAAGAATTTCCAGCCTTGCATATGCCCCATTTCAAGCGAAGAATTTTTACCACTTTTATGCACTATGACCGTTGTCCCATCATATTCAATGTGGTGGAAGCGCTGAAAGAAGAAATGCACTTTACCAAAGACCAGTAA
- a CDS encoding DUF2911 domain-containing protein, translated as MKKTLLAAALLSSVMGFAQIRMPQPSTTQKISQDFGMGKIELTYSRPNIKGRAMLKENSELAPLNQLWRTGANAATRIHFSDKVTMGGTTLDTGAYVLYTVPGVDYWEVVVNKGLNNWGTDGYKQSEDVVRFKVKAAKTNSSTETFTFQFANVEAESIDLQLSWGKVAVSIPISTNVKDRLRAQVESALGAEKVNPNVYQAAANFYYEWDKNYAKALQNVNKATEANPKAFWLFLLTAKIQKDMGQKADAKASAEKCISIATEAKNADYVRMAKELISKL; from the coding sequence ATGAAAAAGACTTTACTTGCAGCTGCCTTATTGAGCAGCGTAATGGGTTTTGCACAAATAAGAATGCCCCAGCCTAGTACTACACAAAAAATCTCTCAGGATTTTGGCATGGGCAAAATTGAATTAACCTATTCCCGTCCTAACATTAAGGGAAGAGCCATGTTAAAAGAAAATTCAGAGTTGGCTCCATTGAACCAATTATGGAGAACCGGTGCCAATGCTGCTACCAGAATTCATTTTTCCGATAAAGTAACAATGGGTGGAACTACCTTAGATACCGGAGCTTACGTACTATATACCGTTCCGGGAGTAGACTACTGGGAAGTTGTGGTAAACAAAGGTTTGAATAACTGGGGAACAGATGGTTACAAGCAAAGTGAAGACGTAGTTCGTTTTAAAGTTAAAGCAGCTAAAACCAACAGCAGTACTGAAACTTTCACTTTCCAATTTGCAAACGTAGAAGCAGAAAGCATTGACCTACAGTTAAGCTGGGGAAAGGTTGCAGTTAGCATTCCTATCAGCACAAATGTAAAAGACAGATTACGTGCACAAGTGGAATCAGCATTAGGTGCAGAAAAAGTAAACCCGAATGTTTACCAGGCTGCAGCTAATTTCTACTATGAGTGGGATAAAAATTATGCAAAAGCATTGCAGAATGTAAACAAAGCCACTGAAGCCAATCCAAAGGCTTTCTGGTTGTTCTTATTAACTGCAAAGATTCAGAAAGACATGGGTCAGAAAGCTGATGCCAAGGCAAGTGCTGAAAAATGTATCAGCATTGCAACTGAAGCAAAGAATGCAGACTATGTGAGAATGGCTAAAGAACTCATTAGCAAATTATAA